The following proteins are encoded in a genomic region of Dyadobacter sp. UC 10:
- a CDS encoding NAD-dependent epimerase/dehydratase family protein: MKEKVFITGASGFIGYHLVKEALGKGMEVDAAVRPTSNLAFLKKLIHEPGTGQSAALKIVNADFGSRESLKNLLEAGHYTYIIHAAGVTKEKTAAAYNLVNAEYSLNLAQAAMSADIPLKRFVFLSSLAAIGPISYSEQQPITETTLPGPVTEYGKSKLLAEQYLEKVSGLPLTIIRPTAVYGPGEKDLFVLFKTLAGGLDAYIGDKPQRLSFVYVKDLVAATLAALTENKKDVTVYNISDGNAYDRYALADRFKEISGKNVFRTHLPIILVKWLAGLLDIIYSFSSKTPVLNREKLKELTASNWNCSIDAARNNLDYQPQYDLRQGLAETLSWYKENKWL, translated from the coding sequence ATGAAAGAAAAGGTATTCATAACTGGCGCAAGCGGATTTATCGGATATCATCTGGTTAAGGAGGCGCTGGGCAAAGGTATGGAAGTAGATGCCGCCGTGCGACCAACCAGTAACCTGGCGTTTTTGAAAAAACTCATCCATGAACCAGGGACCGGCCAATCAGCTGCGCTGAAAATTGTGAATGCAGATTTCGGTTCCCGTGAAAGTTTGAAAAACTTGCTGGAAGCCGGCCACTATACATACATTATTCATGCGGCAGGAGTAACAAAGGAAAAAACGGCAGCAGCTTATAATCTGGTTAATGCCGAGTATTCCCTCAACCTGGCGCAGGCTGCGATGTCAGCGGATATTCCGTTAAAAAGATTTGTTTTTCTGAGCAGTCTGGCCGCAATAGGGCCAATCAGCTACTCGGAACAGCAACCGATTACGGAAACTACGCTGCCCGGGCCAGTTACTGAATATGGTAAAAGCAAGCTGCTGGCAGAACAATATCTGGAAAAGGTCAGCGGATTGCCCTTAACTATTATAAGACCCACGGCGGTTTACGGACCGGGCGAAAAGGATCTGTTTGTTTTATTCAAAACCCTGGCAGGCGGCCTGGATGCTTACATTGGCGACAAACCGCAGCGACTGAGTTTTGTGTATGTAAAAGACCTGGTAGCCGCTACCCTGGCCGCACTCACTGAAAATAAGAAAGACGTAACAGTGTACAACATTTCAGATGGAAATGCTTACGACCGTTACGCATTGGCTGACAGGTTCAAAGAGATCAGCGGGAAAAACGTTTTTCGGACGCATCTGCCCATTATTCTGGTAAAATGGCTGGCAGGTTTACTGGACATCATTTATTCCTTTTCCTCCAAAACACCTGTCTTAAACAGAGAGAAGCTAAAAGAGCTTACGGCTTCTAACTGGAACTGTAGTATAGACGCAGCCAGGAACAATCTGGACTACCAGCCGCAATATGACCTGCGACAAGGACTTGCGGAAACATTAAGCTGGTACAAAGAGAATAAGTGGCTTTAA
- a CDS encoding DUF5686 and carboxypeptidase-like regulatory domain-containing protein: protein MKTIIKSVWLKIALVACMVQVISGAAIAQNTTTIKGTVTDAKTGETLPFVSILIPGTTMGTASDADGRYALTLREDHAKIRFTYVGYLSVDKPITAGISQVIDIKMSVDASMLKEVTVKGRGRYRNKDNPAVQLIREVIAHKDENKMAGNDYVEYEQYEKISLALSNLSDDFKDKRIFKNYQFLFKQQDSASMGGKNMLPAYIQEKLSQVYFRKNPHTKKQLVLANRRAEFDSKFIDNEGLSSYFNRLYEDINIYDNDISIATNLLLSPIANTAPTFYKFFIRDTIKTNEPWLIEVGFVPRNKTDMLFEGKLYVTLDGKYGVQNAYLTVNKSINLNFMRDLEASLEFEKSADGRYHPSKTTLAMEFALGEKSAGLYGQRVVNFKNYTINESRADSIYKGPNEEIAYNPDVKIGESFWGSARHIPLESIELDIYKNIDTLQTIPSFRRTMDIATLFLAGYKSFGKVEIGPFNTFYSFNPVEGFRLRFGGRTTQELSKRVYFETYAAYGFKDEKWKYFVAGTYSINNKSVYHFPLNYIRASYQRDTKIPGQELQFVQEDNLLLSFKRGDNNRWLYNDIYKLEYVREFENHFSYKIGFNQWSQRAAGILKYQSLDSDGALSDQGVLNNTEANLELRYAPHEQFYQGKLYRTPIINRYPVFTVRYNAGIKGVFAGQNRYHNLSGNVAKRFYLSQFGYADITAEGGYIFGKNVLFPLLTIHRANQSYAYQLNSFNLMNFLEFVSDHYASLDVQYYLNGFVFNKIPLLKKLKLREVVSFKGLMGGLRDENNPALHPSLYRFPTDEQGKSISYTLSRAPYIEGSIGVANIFKLLRVDLVKRFTYLDNPTVSEWGVRARFKLDF from the coding sequence ATGAAAACGATAATTAAGTCGGTATGGTTAAAAATTGCTCTGGTGGCCTGTATGGTACAGGTTATTTCAGGAGCGGCCATAGCGCAAAATACGACAACGATTAAAGGTACCGTTACCGACGCAAAAACAGGAGAAACCCTCCCGTTTGTGTCTATTTTGATCCCCGGAACCACCATGGGGACTGCTTCCGATGCAGATGGCCGCTACGCACTGACTTTGCGTGAAGATCATGCAAAGATCCGGTTTACTTATGTAGGTTATCTGAGTGTTGACAAACCGATTACCGCCGGTATTTCGCAGGTCATCGATATTAAAATGTCGGTGGATGCATCGATGCTCAAAGAGGTAACTGTGAAAGGAAGAGGACGTTACCGTAACAAGGACAACCCGGCTGTGCAGCTGATCCGCGAGGTAATTGCGCATAAGGATGAAAACAAAATGGCTGGTAATGACTACGTGGAGTACGAGCAGTACGAAAAGATTTCGCTTGCGCTGAGTAACCTTTCTGACGATTTTAAAGATAAAAGGATCTTCAAGAACTACCAGTTTTTGTTCAAACAGCAGGATTCAGCGTCTATGGGCGGCAAGAATATGTTGCCGGCCTATATTCAGGAAAAGCTTTCCCAGGTGTATTTCCGTAAAAACCCGCATACTAAAAAGCAGCTGGTGCTCGCTAACCGTCGTGCGGAGTTTGATTCTAAATTCATTGATAATGAGGGGTTAAGTTCCTATTTCAACAGGTTGTACGAGGATATTAATATCTACGATAACGATATTTCCATTGCGACCAACCTATTGCTGAGCCCGATCGCAAACACGGCACCTACATTCTATAAATTCTTTATCAGGGATACCATTAAAACCAATGAACCCTGGCTGATCGAAGTAGGTTTTGTGCCGAGAAATAAAACCGATATGCTTTTCGAGGGTAAACTTTACGTGACTCTCGACGGGAAATATGGCGTGCAGAATGCATATCTGACTGTCAATAAAAGTATTAACCTCAATTTCATGCGCGACCTAGAGGCGAGCCTTGAATTTGAGAAAAGCGCCGACGGCCGATATCATCCCTCCAAAACTACCCTGGCGATGGAATTTGCACTGGGTGAAAAAAGCGCCGGATTATATGGTCAGCGGGTTGTAAACTTTAAGAACTACACCATTAACGAGAGCCGGGCGGACAGTATCTACAAAGGCCCGAATGAAGAAATAGCCTACAACCCGGATGTAAAAATAGGGGAGTCCTTTTGGGGAAGTGCCCGGCATATTCCGCTTGAATCGATAGAACTGGACATTTACAAGAATATAGATACCCTGCAAACGATCCCTTCGTTCCGGCGTACCATGGACATTGCGACGCTATTCCTGGCTGGTTACAAATCGTTTGGGAAAGTGGAGATCGGGCCGTTCAATACCTTTTACAGTTTCAATCCCGTGGAAGGTTTCAGGCTGCGGTTTGGTGGAAGAACGACACAGGAACTGAGCAAGCGCGTGTATTTCGAAACTTATGCGGCCTATGGTTTCAAGGACGAAAAATGGAAATATTTCGTAGCAGGTACCTATTCGATCAATAACAAATCGGTATATCATTTTCCGCTGAACTATATCCGCGCGAGTTACCAGCGCGATACCAAGATCCCGGGACAGGAATTGCAGTTTGTGCAGGAAGATAACCTGCTGCTTTCCTTCAAGCGGGGCGACAATAACCGGTGGTTATACAATGATATTTACAAACTCGAATATGTGAGGGAATTTGAGAACCACTTCTCTTATAAAATCGGCTTTAATCAATGGAGCCAGCGCGCGGCGGGAATTCTGAAATACCAGAGTCTCGACAGCGACGGAGCATTGAGCGACCAGGGTGTGCTGAACAATACCGAGGCGAATCTTGAACTGCGCTATGCGCCGCATGAGCAGTTTTACCAGGGGAAATTGTATCGCACGCCGATCATTAATCGCTACCCGGTATTTACTGTTCGCTATAATGCAGGTATCAAAGGCGTTTTCGCCGGACAAAACCGTTATCACAACCTTTCCGGAAATGTGGCTAAAAGGTTTTACCTGTCACAGTTTGGTTACGCCGATATAACGGCGGAAGGTGGTTATATTTTTGGTAAAAATGTGCTGTTCCCGCTGCTGACCATTCACCGCGCGAACCAATCCTACGCTTACCAGCTGAATTCATTCAACCTCATGAACTTCCTGGAATTTGTGAGTGATCATTACGCCAGTCTGGACGTACAGTATTATCTCAATGGATTTGTATTCAACAAAATACCCTTGCTTAAAAAGCTAAAACTGCGTGAGGTAGTGAGTTTTAAAGGCTTAATGGGAGGTTTGAGGGATGAAAACAATCCGGCATTGCATCCGTCGCTCTACCGGTTCCCGACCGACGAGCAGGGCAAATCGATCAGCTATACTTTATCCCGCGCACCTTATATCGAAGGCAGCATCGGGGTTGCGAATATATTCAAGCTATTGCGCGTGGACCTGGTGAAAAGGTTTACTTATCTCGACAACCCAACCGTTTCCGAGTGGGGGGTGAGAGCGCGGTTCAAACTTGATTTTTAA
- a CDS encoding nucleotidyltransferase family protein, with protein sequence MKYAIIAAGEGSRLAKEGFQLPKPMVTLCGEMMIDRLIGIFMRNRAERILIIINENSPELEAHLTELSKTLPLDMLIKSTPSSLHSAFELLNQYPETEAVCLTTTDTVFKEEEFGAFIDAFENNRELEGQMAVTAFVDDESPLFVSADTNGKITAFTDSREPATAFVSGGIYCLRKKAIDTLGKSVKSGTSRMRNFQRELLSEGIELQAYPFSKIVDVDHISDIQTAELFLNQENLV encoded by the coding sequence ATGAAATATGCGATCATAGCAGCAGGAGAGGGTTCGCGCCTGGCAAAGGAGGGCTTTCAGCTTCCTAAGCCGATGGTTACCCTGTGCGGGGAAATGATGATCGACAGGCTGATAGGCATTTTTATGCGAAACAGGGCAGAGCGGATATTGATCATAATCAATGAAAATTCCCCCGAGCTTGAAGCACATTTGACTGAGCTAAGCAAGACTTTGCCACTTGATATGCTGATTAAATCAACCCCCAGCTCGCTGCACAGCGCATTTGAACTTTTAAATCAATATCCTGAAACAGAGGCAGTTTGTCTTACTACCACGGATACGGTTTTTAAAGAAGAAGAATTCGGTGCGTTCATTGATGCATTTGAAAACAATAGGGAGCTGGAAGGACAAATGGCGGTTACCGCATTCGTCGATGATGAAAGCCCGCTGTTTGTAAGTGCCGACACAAACGGAAAAATTACGGCATTTACGGATTCAAGAGAGCCGGCAACCGCATTCGTTTCAGGAGGTATTTATTGTTTGCGTAAAAAAGCGATTGATACGCTGGGTAAGTCCGTCAAAAGCGGGACTTCGCGGATGCGGAATTTTCAGCGCGAGCTGCTTTCAGAAGGTATTGAATTACAGGCTTATCCATTTTCTAAAATTGTAGACGTGGACCATATCAGCGATATACAAACTGCTGAACTGTTTTTAAATCAGGAAAATCTGGTTTAA
- a CDS encoding CDP-alcohol phosphatidyltransferase family protein, with translation MATTTTEKSEIKEETSNSAFQNSLKSRDTEEQLDIWFYRPIGYQIALFCAKVGIRPNPVTIVSIFFGVAAGILFYYQELWINVIGMLLLVFANSLDSADGQLARMTNDKSRLGRILDGAAGDFWFIAIHVALCLRGIDEGWSGWIWVWGSLAGASHVVQSAMADYYRNVHLFFIKGTSGSELDNSRELQAEYDRLTWTSNFGMKFVARFYLNYTKMQEQFSPNLQKLLWLVRDRFKNGLPENLVTDFRAKNRPLMKYTNIVQFNTRVLFLFLWLFIDQSWIYFFFDMFVLNPILIYMIVNQEKVSKYFYEKLTNGKNNEYQNI, from the coding sequence ATGGCAACCACCACTACCGAAAAATCTGAAATAAAAGAGGAAACCAGCAATTCTGCTTTTCAAAACTCACTGAAATCACGGGATACCGAGGAGCAGCTGGACATTTGGTTTTACCGGCCGATTGGTTATCAGATCGCATTGTTTTGTGCCAAAGTGGGCATCCGTCCCAACCCGGTCACAATCGTCAGTATTTTCTTCGGCGTCGCTGCTGGTATCCTTTTCTATTACCAGGAGCTGTGGATCAATGTGATAGGAATGCTTTTACTGGTTTTTGCTAATTCTCTCGATAGCGCCGACGGTCAGCTGGCCAGGATGACAAACGATAAGAGCCGGCTGGGAAGGATCTTAGACGGAGCAGCGGGCGATTTCTGGTTTATTGCAATTCACGTCGCATTGTGCCTTCGTGGTATTGATGAAGGCTGGTCGGGCTGGATCTGGGTTTGGGGAAGTTTGGCTGGCGCCTCGCACGTGGTACAGTCGGCGATGGCGGACTATTACCGGAATGTGCATTTGTTTTTTATCAAAGGAACCTCGGGTAGTGAGCTGGATAACAGCCGCGAGTTGCAAGCCGAATACGACAGACTTACCTGGACTTCGAATTTTGGGATGAAATTCGTGGCGCGGTTTTACCTGAATTATACCAAAATGCAGGAGCAGTTTTCGCCCAATCTGCAAAAGTTGCTCTGGCTGGTGAGGGACCGGTTTAAAAATGGTCTGCCTGAAAACCTGGTAACCGATTTCAGGGCGAAGAACAGGCCTTTGATGAAGTATACCAATATCGTTCAGTTCAACACACGCGTATTGTTCCTGTTTCTGTGGCTCTTTATCGACCAGTCGTGGATTTATTTCTTCTTCGATATGTTCGTTCTGAACCCGATCCTGATTTATATGATTGTAAACCAGGAGAAAGTGAGCAAATATTTTTACGAAAAGCTTACGAACGGAAAAAATAATGAATACCAAAATATATAA
- a CDS encoding lysylphosphatidylglycerol synthase transmembrane domain-containing protein has product MNTKIYKALFLAIGVISLGYMIYGTGVGVIWENIRLTGVWFIPVIGSWLLIYILNAFAFRAIIREPRLPESNLSFWSVLRLTISGYAINYITPFVALGGEPYRILELKPALGMKKATSSVLLYSMMHMFSHVLFWLASIVLIVAVVPLSDVMLAGCGILLVVGLILGYWFINVYKKGFLVSTFRVLEKLPFVGNKAREFALKNAENLYEVDDQIRILYAQRRGVFYASLVYEFIARVIGCLEIYFTAHAIGMEMTLSQSLIVSSGSSLFANLIFFFPMQLGTREGGLILALRSIGLSATPGLFIGIVMRIREIVWIVIGLALVSGKKEMKEELVESVKL; this is encoded by the coding sequence ATGAATACCAAAATATATAAGGCACTTTTCCTGGCAATCGGCGTCATTTCTCTTGGCTATATGATCTATGGCACCGGAGTTGGCGTGATCTGGGAAAATATCCGGCTGACCGGCGTCTGGTTTATACCAGTGATAGGTAGCTGGCTGCTGATCTATATTTTGAATGCATTTGCGTTCCGGGCGATCATCCGCGAGCCCCGGCTGCCCGAAAGCAACCTGTCATTCTGGTCAGTTTTAAGACTTACTATTTCGGGCTATGCGATCAATTACATTACACCATTCGTCGCATTAGGCGGGGAACCTTACCGGATCCTCGAACTGAAACCGGCGCTGGGGATGAAAAAAGCGACTTCTTCCGTGCTGCTTTACAGCATGATGCACATGTTTTCGCACGTGCTTTTCTGGCTGGCGAGCATTGTGCTGATCGTGGCCGTCGTTCCGTTGAGTGATGTAATGCTTGCGGGCTGCGGGATTTTGCTGGTGGTCGGTTTGATATTGGGATACTGGTTTATCAATGTATATAAAAAGGGTTTTCTGGTCAGTACGTTCCGGGTACTTGAAAAGCTGCCTTTTGTAGGAAATAAGGCGCGTGAATTTGCGCTTAAAAATGCTGAAAACCTGTATGAGGTCGACGATCAGATCAGGATATTATATGCGCAGAGGCGCGGCGTTTTTTACGCTTCGCTGGTTTACGAATTCATAGCACGGGTAATAGGCTGTCTCGAAATCTACTTTACCGCCCACGCGATCGGCATGGAAATGACACTTTCGCAATCGCTGATCGTCAGCTCGGGTTCATCCCTTTTTGCCAACCTGATATTTTTCTTCCCGATGCAGCTTGGCACGCGTGAAGGCGGGTTAATTCTCGCATTACGCAGTATAGGTCTTTCTGCCACGCCCGGACTTTTCATCGGTATCGTCATGCGGATCAGGGAGATCGTCTGGATTGTGATCGGGCTGGCATTGGTGAGCGGAAAAAAAGAGATGAAGGAGGAATTGGTGGAAAGTGTTAAGCTGTGA
- a CDS encoding HAD family hydrolase, which yields MIKGILFDYGGTIDTNGLHWAHVLWEAYQRNHVNVSKDAFSEAYKYGERALAIKPLVQPQHVFYDVLFLKLTEQFSFLKRNGHSVDDSAIEVIARECNEFAHTTVTNAKQVLEELALEYPLVMVSNFYGNINNILADFGIAGCFQNVIESAVVGVRKPDPRIYQLGIDALGFQPGECVVVGDSFSKDIQPARQLGCPAVWLNVAGWEETSPKLATPEGVTEITDFAHITKVLKSLG from the coding sequence ATGATCAAAGGAATACTATTCGATTACGGTGGTACGATTGATACCAACGGCCTCCATTGGGCGCATGTTTTGTGGGAAGCTTACCAGCGTAACCACGTCAATGTGAGTAAGGATGCTTTCAGTGAAGCGTATAAATATGGAGAAAGGGCGCTTGCGATCAAGCCGCTTGTGCAGCCGCAACACGTTTTTTACGATGTGCTTTTTCTCAAACTGACTGAACAGTTTAGTTTTTTGAAACGAAATGGACATTCGGTCGACGATTCGGCTATTGAAGTTATTGCAAGGGAATGTAATGAGTTCGCACACACCACTGTAACGAATGCAAAACAGGTTCTGGAAGAGCTGGCACTCGAATATCCGCTCGTGATGGTTTCCAATTTTTACGGAAACATCAATAATATCCTGGCTGATTTTGGCATCGCCGGTTGTTTTCAGAATGTGATCGAATCTGCCGTGGTAGGTGTCCGGAAACCCGATCCGCGGATTTATCAGCTTGGAATCGACGCGCTGGGTTTCCAACCCGGGGAATGTGTAGTGGTTGGAGATTCTTTTTCAAAGGATATCCAGCCTGCTCGACAGCTCGGCTGCCCGGCGGTCTGGCTGAATGTAGCTGGTTGGGAAGAAACCAGCCCGAAGTTGGCAACACCGGAAGGTGTGACCGAGATCACGGATTTTGCACACATTACGAAAGTTTTAAAGAGTTTGGGTTAG
- a CDS encoding PfkB family carbohydrate kinase: MYDICTIGHITLDKVVTTQSVNYMPGGTSFYFSKALRQFDINYMLVTALAEQESHILAALREENIEIFSHTSPYTVYFENIYSANQDHREQNVLHKAAPFTMGQMPDIKARIFHLGPLLSDDIQIDLLKSLAAKGEVSLDIQGYLRYVKDKKVYYTDWADKKEALPFVSILKANEFEMEVVTGTSDVREGAKILAGMGVKEVIITLGSKGSLVYKDDHFYQIPAYTPTAVIDATGCGDTYMAGYLSKKVRGADVQEAGEFGAAMATLKIQSSGPFSGNQEAVNHVVLHGECDREMIAQAIY, translated from the coding sequence ATGTACGACATATGTACGATCGGCCACATTACCCTCGATAAGGTAGTTACGACCCAGTCTGTCAACTACATGCCTGGTGGAACCTCGTTCTACTTTTCAAAGGCATTGCGGCAGTTTGATATCAATTATATGCTGGTGACGGCGCTTGCGGAGCAGGAAAGCCACATCCTGGCGGCTTTGCGGGAAGAAAATATAGAGATATTCTCTCATACAAGTCCTTACACCGTTTACTTCGAAAATATTTACAGCGCCAACCAGGATCACCGCGAGCAGAATGTACTGCACAAAGCGGCGCCCTTTACGATGGGGCAAATGCCGGATATCAAAGCCCGCATTTTCCACCTCGGCCCGTTGCTTTCCGATGATATTCAGATCGATCTGCTGAAAAGCCTGGCAGCGAAAGGAGAAGTTTCGCTGGATATTCAGGGTTATCTGAGATATGTAAAAGATAAAAAGGTGTACTACACCGACTGGGCTGATAAAAAGGAAGCCTTGCCGTTTGTCTCTATTTTGAAAGCGAATGAATTCGAAATGGAAGTGGTAACCGGAACCAGCGACGTACGTGAAGGCGCCAAAATCCTGGCCGGCATGGGGGTGAAAGAAGTGATCATTACCCTGGGCAGCAAGGGCTCGCTGGTTTACAAAGACGATCATTTTTATCAGATCCCGGCATATACCCCAACCGCTGTCATTGATGCGACCGGCTGCGGCGATACTTATATGGCGGGGTATTTGAGTAAAAAAGTGAGAGGGGCGGATGTGCAGGAAGCCGGGGAGTTCGGTGCGGCCATGGCAACCCTAAAAATTCAGTCCTCCGGGCCGTTTTCCGGAAACCAGGAGGCTGTTAATCATGTTGTTCTTCATGGCGAATGTGATCGCGAAATGATCGCCCAGGCCATTTATTGA
- a CDS encoding DUF4833 domain-containing protein — protein sequence MKYVMKLLMVTVGLILSSYSGTYSTVEEPNSKFTDPDEFPVPRNVPGLLFYIQRDPNENTICYQLNLDRQGKLSTKDPVNMFWIRYTDGGVRRELNYIQRKFAYGINVKEKGDSSYELRSVAYNKLPLSLRKDPRNEYHVYTHINKKECILSRVFIRIDGGTFWSPNVVFIELKGTEIATGKTITQRIKPS from the coding sequence ATGAAATACGTGATGAAGCTGTTGATGGTCACAGTTGGCCTGATACTTTCTTCGTATTCAGGGACATACTCAACAGTTGAAGAGCCAAACAGCAAATTCACCGACCCAGACGAATTTCCTGTTCCCAGAAATGTCCCGGGCCTGCTGTTTTACATTCAGCGCGACCCGAACGAGAATACGATCTGCTACCAGCTTAACCTCGACAGGCAGGGGAAGTTAAGCACGAAGGATCCTGTCAATATGTTCTGGATACGCTACACCGACGGCGGTGTCCGGAGAGAGCTGAACTACATTCAGCGCAAGTTTGCCTACGGAATCAATGTAAAGGAAAAGGGTGACTCGTCATACGAGCTGCGGTCTGTTGCTTACAATAAGCTGCCGCTGTCACTGCGGAAAGATCCCCGCAACGAATACCACGTTTACACCCATATCAACAAAAAGGAATGTATTCTCAGCCGGGTTTTTATCCGCATCGACGGCGGTACTTTCTGGTCTCCGAATGTTGTTTTTATAGAATTGAAAGGTACTGAGATAGCAACGGGGAAGACCATAACACAGCGGATCAAACCTTCCTGA
- the cmoA gene encoding carboxy-S-adenosyl-L-methionine synthase CmoA: MENIGNTNQDQVFKDEITKASDFKFGTTVVKVFDDMVSRSVPFYNETQRMLAEIAADHVKEGSYLYDLGCSTGTTLIEVDKLIPSDIKFIGIDESPEMLEKCDLKFKEAGFVRPYDLRAADLQQEDLPISNASVVILCLTMQFVRPLYRERLLRNIYEGLNPGGVLLLVEKVLSESSVFNRDFIKYYYNYKRRNHYSELEISQKREALENVLIPYKLSENMLLLKEAGFADCEIFFKWYNFSGMIAYKKS; this comes from the coding sequence ATGGAGAATATTGGAAACACCAATCAGGATCAGGTCTTTAAGGATGAGATAACCAAAGCTTCCGACTTCAAATTCGGGACTACGGTTGTGAAAGTCTTCGATGACATGGTCAGCAGATCGGTTCCTTTTTACAATGAAACCCAGCGCATGCTTGCCGAAATTGCTGCTGATCACGTGAAAGAAGGTTCTTATCTGTACGATCTGGGATGCTCTACCGGCACCACACTGATTGAGGTAGACAAATTAATACCCTCCGATATTAAATTCATCGGCATTGACGAATCGCCGGAAATGCTCGAAAAATGTGATCTGAAATTCAAGGAAGCTGGTTTTGTCCGTCCGTACGACCTCCGTGCAGCAGACTTACAGCAGGAAGATTTGCCGATCTCGAACGCCTCTGTCGTTATACTTTGTTTGACCATGCAATTTGTCCGTCCGCTGTACCGTGAGCGGCTTTTGCGTAATATCTATGAGGGTTTGAATCCTGGTGGAGTTCTTTTGTTGGTCGAAAAAGTACTTTCCGAAAGCTCGGTGTTCAATCGCGACTTCATTAAATATTACTATAATTACAAAAGGCGCAACCATTACAGCGAACTCGAGATCTCGCAGAAAAGAGAGGCGCTCGAAAACGTTCTGATCCCATATAAGTTATCTGAAAACATGCTCCTGTTGAAGGAGGCCGGTTTCGCGGATTGCGAAATATTCTTTAAATGGTATAATTTTTCAGGAATGATAGCTTATAAAAAATCATGA
- a CDS encoding methyltransferase family protein: protein MIAIGNFFFKYRNNLFIFLYLLLFVPSPMLFKPEHFGENYYLFPIIIGLIVTFAGEIIRGITIGLAYIIRGGKDKKVYAEKLVTEGIFNHCRNPLYVGNILMLLGVGILSNSLFYVGVVMPLFLFIYQAIVLAEENFLRNKFGAQFDAYCSRVNRWLINFNGISNAFNGMQFNYKRWVLKEYNTLLVWLLGIFAILIFRYPQVIPDEDARIPAFIVVIVILGATYGYIRYLKKSGKMTDSVA, encoded by the coding sequence ATGATCGCAATCGGTAACTTCTTTTTCAAATACAGGAATAATCTTTTCATTTTCCTTTATCTCTTACTTTTCGTTCCCTCTCCGATGCTTTTCAAACCGGAGCATTTCGGGGAAAATTACTATTTGTTTCCTATCATAATTGGCCTGATTGTAACCTTCGCCGGGGAAATTATCCGTGGTATCACGATCGGTCTGGCCTATATTATCCGGGGCGGTAAGGACAAGAAAGTGTATGCCGAGAAACTCGTAACAGAAGGTATATTCAACCATTGCCGCAACCCTTTGTATGTTGGGAATATCCTGATGCTGCTGGGTGTGGGCATACTTTCTAATTCTCTGTTTTATGTAGGAGTGGTTATGCCGCTTTTCCTGTTTATTTATCAGGCCATCGTATTGGCGGAGGAAAACTTTTTGCGGAACAAGTTCGGCGCCCAGTTCGACGCTTATTGCAGTCGTGTGAATCGCTGGCTGATCAATTTCAATGGTATTTCAAATGCTTTCAATGGAATGCAGTTCAATTACAAGCGCTGGGTTTTAAAGGAATATAACACCCTGCTGGTCTGGCTGTTGGGTATTTTTGCGATACTTATTTTTAGATATCCCCAAGTCATCCCGGATGAAGATGCAAGGATCCCGGCTTTTATAGTCGTAATTGTAATCCTGGGCGCAACCTATGGTTATATTCGCTACCTTAAAAAGTCGGGCAAAATGACAGACTCTGTCGCCTGA